In Ammospiza caudacuta isolate bAmmCau1 chromosome 30, bAmmCau1.pri, whole genome shotgun sequence, one DNA window encodes the following:
- the LOC131569500 gene encoding trichohyalin-like, translating to MSPLLDSIATIVGVFQQHARADGDGSGLSRRRMRELIQREFADSLVKPHDPQTIEKILQFLEWDGDGDIDFNEFLLLVFRVAKCCFWFQPRAPFLVQRTKLPTGGKSLRETEFRSRGSRRQLQEEEEEEEERQTWERNREAELQGDLRVREGEISEETRRDQQERRTRSREEPRQELIPRKCRERSQEPCEQRESRRRRQPLEPDRREGERRDQEEEEADVRTDRSKGVMKEPSGHEEQMEKETTGHGNPNCSGRRGAATAGVSWDKGSWKGEGAGRLSWNVQSPGGHTSCTWRNR from the exons ATGTCCCCGCTCTTGGACAGCATCGCCACCATCGTCGGCGTCTTCCAGCAGCATGCCCGGGCAGATGGGGACGGCTCCGGGCTCAGCCGCAGGAGGATGAGGGAGCTGATCCAGAGGGAATTCGCAGATTCCCTGGTG AAGCCACATGACCCTCAGACCATCGAGAAGATCCTGCAGTTCCTGGAGTgggatggggacggggacaTCGATTTCAACGAGTTCCTCCTCCTGGTGTTCCGTGTGGCCAAGTGCTGCTTCTGGTTCCAGCCGAGGGCCCCGTTCCTGGTGCAGAGGACAAAGCTCCCGACAGGCGGGAAATCCCTGCGGGAGACGGAattcaggagcagagggagccgccggcagctccaggaggaggaggaggaggaggaggaacgACAAACCTGGGAGAGGAATCGTGAGGCTGAGCTGCAAGGAGACCTCAGGGTCAGGGAGGGGGAAATCTCGGAGGAAACGAGGAGGGATCAGCAGGAACGTCGCACACGGAGCAGGGAGGAACCACGCCAGGAGCTGATCCCTCGGAAATGCCGGGAACGGAGCCAGGAGCCGTGCGAGCAGCGGGAGAGCCGGAGAAGGCGGCAGCCCCTGGAGCCGGacagaagagagggagagaggagagaccaggaggaagaagaggcagaCGTGAGGACAGACAG gagcaAGGGCGTGATGAAAGAACCCAGCGGCCACGAGGAGCAGATGGAGAAGGAGACAACCGGCCACGGGAACCCGAATTGCTCCGGGAGGAGAGGAGCCGCCACTGCCGGCGTGAGCTGGGACaaagggagctggaagggagaaggcgCCGGGCGGCTGAGCTGGAATGTCCAGAGTCCAGGAGGCCACACCAGTTGTACCTGGAGGAACCGTTAG
- the LOC131569501 gene encoding trichohyalin-like, producing MRERRVDEERELEVDVSERRTRKREEEVAARNLRATRERHEHEIREIGDDGRRQRESVRFERDREISVAAAEVDVKVRREIRERGEELGRRERPCEREEEERRISRVRERDEAVRERRIDQQRELEVSEHRAREREEEVARVGRRETRDRRERDIREIEADGRRQRETLRYERDREISVAAAKADVKVHREIRERGEELRRRERPCEAEDRRICPRRDGEEPLRERRIDQEWELEASERQTRERKEEVARVGRRETQDRREREIREIDADGRRERESVRFERDREISVAAAEADVKVRREIRERGEELRRRERPCEREEEGEPERRISRVRERDEAVRERRINREWELEGSERRTREREEEVARAGRRETRERRDREIRELEDDGRRQRETLRYERDREISVAAAEADVKVRREIRERGEELRRRERPCEAEDRRICPRREREEPLRERRINQERELEVEGSERWAREREERQECEICELEDDGKRQRETLRYERDREISVAAAEADVKVRREIRERGEELRRRECPRECEEGAEPERRISRVRERDETLRERRINQERELEVSERRARERSEEVTRVGRRETRERRETGEIREIDDDGRRQRETLRFERDREISVAAEEADVEVRREELRRRERPCEREEEGEPERRISRVREREEALRERRLDQQWELVVSEHRAREREEVAARNLRETRERRERDIREAEIDGRREQEVYDRRREISVAAAEADVKVRREIQERADARRQRDSERYERDREISVAAAEADVKVCREIREQGEELRRRERPCEREEEERRISRVRERDEAVRERRIDQEQELEVSERRAWEREEEMARVGRRETRDRRERDIREIEADGRRQRETLRYERDREISVAAAEADVKVRREIRERGEELRRRECPCEREEGAEPERRISRVRERDETLRERRIDVEQELEVSERRARVRKEEVARAGQRETRDRRDREIRELEDDGRRQRESVRFERDREISVAAVEADVKVRREIQERGEELRRRERPCEREEGAEPERRISRVRERDETLRERRIDVERELEVSERHSRRTQDSEAEVTVTDQSEAREEIRLEVLEEEDEEELEQDQYRYQTLDVDTIDLCPPGQEVPISDLRVRYRPADPDVRPEVRLLPEPVEPQTVAYLVHVIQNQQDPKAATYEIVCHQPGQRGQPVRVRTCSVSPRPPSDHRDRPEVPPSKHPQENPGEGLDEPRERSGKEVKEGALEDSGALKDSGALKDSADPEAVKGKRVKSKELRRRPEVPEAEQEQPQGEEPQKAPRERRERQAGEAKSGVPPERRDPEQRDPGETLGEGTQEGKEAPEEEPSKRSPREAENSRVSQDGGTKQGQEPPQEAPSRARDESKTS from the exons atGAGAGAGAGGAGGGTGGATGAGGAACGGGAGCTGGAGGTGGATGTGTCTGAGCGCCGGacaaggaaaagggaggaagaagTGGCTGCCAGAAACCTGAGAGCGACACGGGAGAGACATGAGCATGAAATTCGTGAGATTGGAGATGATGGAAGGAGACAGAGAGAATCAGTGAGATTTGAAAGGGACAGAGAGATCtcagtggcagcagctgaagtTGACGTCAAAGTGCGCCGTGAGATCCGGGAACGaggtgaggagctggggaggagagaacGTCCCTGTGAGcgtgaggaggaagagaggagaattTCCCGTGTCAGAGAGAGGGATGAAGCTGTGAGGGAGAGGAGAATTGATCAGCAACGGGAGCTGGAGGTGTCTGAGCACCGGGCACgggaaagggaggaagaagTGGCCAGAGTTGGCCGGAGAGAGACACGGGACAGACGAGAGCGAGACATCCGTGAGATTGAAGCTGATGGAAGGAGACAAAGAGAAACTCTGAGGTACGAGAGGGACAGAGAGATCTCAGTGGCAGCAGCCAAAGCCGATGTCAAAGTGCACCGTGAGATCCGGGAACGAGGTGAGGAACTGAGAAGGAGAGAACGTCCCTGTGAGGCTGAAGACAGAAGAATTTGCCCCAGAAGAGACGGGGAAGAGCCTCTGAGGGAGAGGAGAATCGACCAGGAATGGGAACTGGAGGCCTCTGAGCGTCAGacaagggaaaggaaggaagaagtggCCAGAGTCGGCCGGAGAGAGACACAGGACAGACGTGAGCGTGAAATTCGTGAGATTGACGCTGatgggaggagagagagagaatcaGTGAGGTTTGAAAGGGACAGAGAGATCtcagtggcagcagctgaagccGATGTCAAAGTGCGCCGTGAGATCCGGGAACGAGGTGAGGAGCTGAGAAGGAGAGAACGTCCCTGTGAGcgtgaggaggaaggagaaccAGAGAGGAGAATTTCCCGTGTCAGAGAGAGGGATGAAGCTGTGAGGGAGAGGAGAATCAATCGGGAATGGGAGCTGGAGGGCTCTGAGCGCCGGACACgggaaagggaggaagaagTGGCCAGAGCTGGCCGGAGAGAGACACGGGAGAGACGAGACCGAGAAATTCGTGAACTTGAAGATGATGGAAGGAGACAAAGAGAAACTCTGAGGTACGAAAGGGACAGAGAGATCtcagtggcagcagctgaagccGATGTCAAAGTGCGCCGTGAGATCCGGGAACGAGGTGAGGAGCTGAGAAGGAGAGAGCGTCCCTGTGAGGCTGAAGACAGAAGAATTTGCCccagaagagaaagagaggagcccctgagggagAGGAGAATCAACCAGGAACGGGAGCTGGAGGTGGAGGGCTCTGAGCGCTGGGCaagggaaagggaggagagACAAGAGTGTGAAATTTGTGAACTTGAAGATGACGGAAAGAGACAAAGAGAAACTCTGAGGTACGAGAGGGACAGAGAGATCtcagtggcagcagctgaagccGATGTCAAAGTGCGCCGTGAGATCCGGGAACGAGGTGAGGAGCTGAGAAGGAGAGAATGTCCCCGTGAGTGTGAGGAGGGAGCAGAACCAGAGAGGAGAATCTCCCGTGTCAGAGAGAGGGACGAAACCCTGAGGGAGAGGAGAATCAACCAGGAACGGGAGCTGGAGGTGTCTGAGCGCCGGGCACGGGAAAGGAGTGAAGAAGTTACCAGAGTTGGTCGGAGAGAGACACGAGAGAGACGTGAAACTGGTGAAATTCGTGAGATTGATGATGATGGGAGGAGGCAAAGAGAAACCCTGAGGTTCGAAAGGGACAGAGAGATCTCAGTGGCAGCAGAAGAAGCTGACGTCGAAGTGCGCCGAGAGGAGCTGAGAAGGAGAGAACGTCCCTGTGAGcgtgaggaggaaggagaaccAGAGAGGAGAATCTCCCGGGTCAGAGAGAGGGAAGAGGCCCTGAGGGAGAGGAGACTCGATCAGCAATGGGAGCTGGTGGTGTCTGAGCACCGGGCACGAGAAAGGGAGGAAGTGGCTGCCAGAAACCTGAGAGAGACACGGGAGAGACGAGAGCGAGACATCCGTGAGGCTGAAATAGATGGAAGGAGAGAACAAGAAGTGTATGACAGGAGAAGAGAGATCtcagtggcagcagctgaagccGATGTCAAAGTGCGCCGTGAGATCCAGGAACgag CTGATGCAAGAAGACAAAGAGATTCAGAGAGGTACGAGAGGGACAGAGAGATCTCAGTGGCAGCAGCCGAAGCCGATGTCAAAGTGTGCCGTGAGATCCGGGAACAAGGTGAGGAGCTGAGAAGGAGAGAACGTCCCTGTGAGcgtgaggaggaagagaggagaatcTCCCGTGTCAGAGAGAGGGATGAAGCTGTGAGAGAGAGGAGAATCGACCAGgaacaggagctggaggtgtcTGAGCGCCGGGCAtgggaaagggaggaagaaatGGCCAGAGTTGGCCGGAGAGAGACACGGGACAGACGAGAGCGAGACATCCGTGAGATTGAAGCTGATGGAAGGAGACAAAGAGAAACTCTGAGGTACGAGAGGGACAGAGAGATCTCAGTGGCAGCAGCCGAAGCCGATGTCAAAGTGCGCCGTGAGATCCGGGAACGAGGTGAGGAGCTGAGAAGGAGAGAATGTCCCTGTGAGCGTGAGGAGGGAGCAGAACCAGAGAGGAGAATTTCCCGTGTCAGAGAGAGGGATGAAACCCTGAGGGAGAGGAGAATCGATGTTgaacaggagctggaggtgtcTGAGCGCCGGGCACGGGTAAGGAAGGAAGAAGTGGCCAGAGCCGGCCAGAGAGAGACACGGGACAGACGTGATCGTGAAATTCGTGAACTTGAAGATGATGGAAGGAGACAGAGAGAATCAGTGAGGTTTGAAAGGGACAGAGAGATCTCAGTGGCAGCAGTCGAAGCCGATGTCAAAGTGCGCCGTGAGATCCAGGAACGAGGTGAGGAGCTGAGAAGGAGAGAACGTCCCTGTGAGCGTGAGGAGGGAGCAGAACCAGAGAGGAGAATCTCCCGTGTCAGAGAGAGGGATGAAACCCTGAGGGAGAGGAGAATCGATGTTGAACGGGAGCTGGAGGTCTCAGAGCGCCACAGCCGCCGGACACAGGACAGTGAGGCAGAAGTGACCGTCACTGACCAGAGTGAGGCACGTGAGGAGATCAGGCTGGAGGTcctggaggaggaagatgaggaggagctggagcaggaccaGTACCGGTACCAGACCCTGGACGTGGACACCATCGATCTCTGCCCTCCAGGTCAGGAGGTGCCCATCAGTGACCTCCGTGTCCGGTACCGCCCCGCCGACCCCGACGTCCGGCCCGAGGTCCGGCTGCTCCCCGAGCCCGTGGAGCCTCAGACCGTGGCCTACCTGGTGCACGTCATCCAGAACCAGCAGGACCCCAAAGCCGCCACCTACGAGATCGTGTGCCACCAGCCCGGCCAGCGCGGCCAGCCCGTGCGCGTCCGCACCTGCTCCGTGTCCCCGCGGCCACCGAGCGACCATAGAGACCGCCCCGAGGTTCCACCATCCAAACATCCCCAGGAAAACCCCGGTGAGGGCCTGGATGAGCCCAGGGAAAGATCCGGAAAAGAGGTGAAGGAAGGAGCCCTGGAGGATTCTGGAGCCCTGAAGGATTCCGGAGCCCTGAAAGATTCCGCCGATCCAGAGGCCGTGAAGGGCAAACGGGTGAAATCCAAGGAGCTCCGGAGGCGCCCCGAGGTCCCCGAGgcggagcaggagcagccccagggtgaGGAGCCCCAGAAGGCCCCGCGGGAGCGGAGAGAGCGCCAGGCCGGCGAGGCCAAGAGCGGAGTCCCCCCGGAGCGCCGGGATCCAGAGCAGAGAGACCCCGGAGAAACCCTCGGGGAGGGAACCCAGGAGGGCAAGGAGGCTCCAGAGGAGGAACCCAGCAAGAGGAGCCCCCGGGAAGCGGAAAACTCCCGGGTTTCTCAGGATGGTGGCACcaagcagggccaggagccccCGCAGGAGGCTCCGAGCCGCGCCAGGGATGAATCCAAAACGTCCTGA
- the S100A11 gene encoding protein S100-A11: MPTETERCIESLLAVFQRYAGREGDACTLSKREFRAFMDTELAAFTKNQKDPGVVDRMMKKLDMNSDGQLDFQEFLNLIGGIAVACHDSLVLKAPKP; the protein is encoded by the exons ATG CCCACGGAGACGGAGCGCTGCATCGAGTCGCTGCTGGCCGTGTTCCAGCGCTACGCCGGGCGCGAGGGCGACGCCTGCACGCTCTCCAAGCGGGAATTCCGCGCCTTCATGGACACCGAGCTGGCCGCCTTCACCAAG aaCCAAAAGGACCCGGGCGTGGTGGACAGGATGATGAAGAAGCTGGACATGAACAGCGACGGGCAGCTGGACTTCCAGGAGTTCCTGAACCTCATTGGGGGCATCGCCGTGGCCTGCCACGACTCCCTGGTCCTCAAGGCCCCCAAACCCTGA